One segment of Vibrio mimicus DNA contains the following:
- the tyrS gene encoding tyrosine--tRNA ligase: MASIEAALAEIKRGVEELIPEEELIAKLKENRPLRIKLGADPTAPDIHLGHTVILNKLRTFQDLGHDVTFLIGDFTGMVGDPTGKNTTRPPLTREDVLRNAETYKQQVFKILDPAKTKIQFNSEWLSQLGAEGMIRLASNQTVARMLERDDFKKRYNNGQPIAIHEFMYPLLQGYDSVAMETDVELGGTDQKFNLLMGRELQKANGQKPQVVLMMPLLVGLDGEKKMSKSAHNYIGVSEAPSEMFGKIMSISDDLMWSYYELLSFRPLEQIAQFKADVKNGTNPRDIKILLAKEIIARFHSEADADAAEQEFINRFQKGAMPEEMPEFEFAAGIAISNLLKDAGLVGSTSDALRMIKQGAVKLDGEKLEDTKLVPACGTSVYQVGKRKFARVTIK, encoded by the coding sequence ATGGCGAGTATTGAAGCCGCTTTAGCTGAGATTAAACGTGGTGTTGAAGAGCTGATCCCAGAAGAAGAGTTGATCGCGAAGCTCAAAGAAAACCGTCCGCTGCGAATTAAACTGGGTGCAGACCCAACGGCTCCGGATATCCATTTAGGCCACACAGTAATCCTCAATAAGCTTCGTACTTTCCAGGATTTAGGTCATGACGTGACATTTTTGATTGGTGACTTTACCGGTATGGTGGGCGATCCAACAGGAAAAAACACCACGCGTCCACCTTTGACTCGTGAAGATGTGTTACGCAATGCGGAAACCTATAAACAGCAAGTGTTTAAGATCCTCGATCCGGCAAAAACCAAGATCCAATTTAACTCAGAGTGGTTATCACAACTGGGTGCAGAAGGTATGATCCGTTTGGCGTCAAACCAGACCGTTGCTCGTATGTTAGAGCGTGATGACTTTAAAAAGCGTTACAACAATGGTCAGCCGATTGCGATTCACGAGTTTATGTACCCATTACTGCAAGGCTATGACTCAGTGGCTATGGAGACGGATGTTGAGCTCGGCGGTACTGACCAGAAGTTCAACTTGCTGATGGGGCGTGAGCTACAAAAAGCTAATGGCCAAAAACCACAAGTCGTATTGATGATGCCGTTGCTGGTGGGATTGGATGGCGAGAAGAAAATGTCCAAATCAGCGCACAACTACATTGGGGTGAGTGAAGCGCCGAGTGAAATGTTTGGCAAGATCATGTCGATCTCTGATGATTTGATGTGGAGCTACTACGAGCTGCTCTCTTTCCGCCCATTAGAGCAAATTGCTCAGTTCAAAGCTGATGTGAAAAATGGCACAAACCCTCGTGACATCAAAATCTTGTTAGCAAAAGAGATCATTGCTCGTTTCCATAGTGAAGCGGATGCGGATGCCGCAGAACAAGAGTTCATCAACCGCTTCCAAAAAGGCGCAATGCCAGAGGAAATGCCGGAGTTTGAATTTGCTGCCGGTATTGCGATTTCAAATCTGTTGAAAGATGCAGGATTAGTGGGATCGACTTCGGATGCACTGCGCATGATTAAACAAGGTGCGGTGAAACTGGATGGAGAGAAGTTGGAGGATACGAAACTCGTACCTGCTTGTGGCACATCGGTTTATCAAGTCGGTAAACGTAAATTTGCACGAGTGACAATTAAATAA
- a CDS encoding peptidoglycan DD-metalloendopeptidase family protein yields the protein MLSLFTRLPWLHRVLITVFSAVIAFAVFFLPNTETLRKPDSQLELGRHYSVPLDNTLLTTNEDGQVSSPLLRWETYKVANGESAAVLFQRAGLSSRVLYELTSSNSDINSQLSKLMPKDELKFGFDEKNQLVQLKRTISPYETFVVTRSDSGFTSEFDKKDVVYQLNYAEAKITSSFWNAGMAAGLSANQIMELAGLFGWDIDFALDIREGDQFKLLYQEKLVEGTVIGRGNIIAATFSNQGSTFTAILDDNTGNYYDENGRAMKKAFLRSPLDFRRVSSNFNPRRLHPVTGQVKAHRGTDYAAPVGTPIWAAGDGVVEKSSYNQFNGNYVYIRHSNTYITKYLHLQRRLVKTGQRVKQGQSIGTLGGTGRVTGPHLHYEFLVNGVHKNPRTVELPQAQSLSGKAKETFIANAKQRMAKLDRYSQLLYANQQ from the coding sequence ATGCTTTCACTTTTCACTCGTCTTCCGTGGCTGCACCGTGTGTTGATCACCGTTTTTAGTGCCGTCATTGCCTTCGCCGTTTTTTTTCTTCCTAATACTGAAACATTACGTAAACCCGATTCTCAATTAGAACTTGGCCGCCATTACTCTGTGCCTCTTGATAATACGCTTTTGACTACTAACGAGGATGGACAAGTCTCTAGCCCCCTGCTGCGCTGGGAAACCTATAAAGTCGCTAATGGCGAAAGTGCGGCGGTGCTCTTTCAACGGGCCGGACTCTCATCGCGAGTGCTGTATGAACTGACCTCAAGTAACAGTGACATTAATAGCCAACTTTCAAAGTTGATGCCTAAAGATGAATTAAAATTTGGTTTTGATGAAAAAAATCAATTAGTTCAACTCAAGCGTACCATTAGCCCTTATGAAACCTTTGTGGTGACCCGTTCAGATTCTGGTTTTACCTCTGAATTTGATAAGAAAGATGTGGTTTACCAACTGAACTATGCTGAAGCTAAAATCACATCTAGCTTCTGGAATGCGGGCATGGCGGCGGGGTTAAGCGCCAACCAAATCATGGAGCTTGCAGGTCTATTTGGTTGGGATATCGACTTTGCTCTTGATATTCGAGAAGGTGACCAATTCAAACTGCTTTACCAAGAAAAGTTGGTGGAAGGTACTGTCATTGGACGAGGTAACATCATCGCGGCAACCTTCTCCAACCAAGGTTCCACCTTTACGGCAATTTTAGATGACAACACGGGCAATTATTACGATGAGAATGGTCGAGCAATGAAAAAAGCCTTTTTGCGCTCTCCTCTCGATTTCCGCCGTGTTTCTTCTAACTTTAACCCTCGTCGCCTCCATCCGGTCACGGGGCAAGTTAAAGCACACCGAGGTACTGACTACGCAGCCCCTGTGGGTACACCAATCTGGGCAGCAGGGGATGGTGTGGTTGAAAAATCAAGCTACAACCAATTTAACGGAAATTATGTCTATATTCGTCACAGTAATACTTACATTACCAAGTACCTGCACTTACAGCGCCGACTGGTAAAAACAGGCCAGCGAGTCAAACAAGGGCAAAGCATTGGAACTCTAGGTGGTACAGGGCGGGTTACTGGACCGCATTTGCACTACGAATTTTTGGTGAATGGCGTACACAAAAACCCTCGCACTGTTGAATTGCCACAAGCGCAATCATTGAGTGGTAAAGCCAAAGAAACCTTTATTGCTAACGCCAAACAACGCATGGCGAAACTGGATCGTTACAGTCAACTGCTGTATGCCAACCAGCAATAA
- a CDS encoding efflux RND transporter permease subunit codes for MFTLIDAALSRTRTMLTLLVFILVAGVATYIAIPKESSPDVTIPIIYVSVGHQGISPSDAERLIVRPLEQELRSIEGVKEMTATASEGHASVVLEFNVGVDLAKAMADVRDAVDLAKPKLPTDSDEPTVNEVTLAAEQPVLSVVLYGTVPERTTVQIARQLRDKLESYRQILKVDIAGDRDEIVEIVVDPLLMESYGLDQGDIYNLIALNNRVVAAGFVDTGYGRFSVKVPSVFESLKDVLELPIKVEGKQVITFGDVATVRQSFRDPESYARLDGKPAIVLDIKKRSGENIIETVELVKAVLAEAQVREEWPSNLLVKTIWDESKDVKLMLNDLQNNILSAIILVVIVIIAILGGRTSLLVGVSIPGSFLAGLLVLAVFGLTVNIVVLFALIMAVGMLVDGAIVVTEFADRRMQEGMHRTEAYRDAAKRMAWPITASTATTLAAFAPLLFWPDVTGEFMKYLPMTLIATLSASLVMALLFVPVLGSLFGRPQQVTQANQARMVALHNGDFTQATGITKAYYQTLAVAIRHPVKILCAALLMSAAIAFAYAKAGLGAEFFPEVDPPFFSVKVRSYGDLSLDEKDRIMRDVEQVMLGHQEFESVYTRTGGEDEIGVVQITPVDWQYRRSVKEIIEELQQVTDAFPGVEIEYKFPDAGPPVEHDLVIELSARAPANLEKATQQVRLWAEAHSALTNVSDNGSKPGIDWKIAIRRDDASRFAADATLVGNTVQFVTNGLNIGDYLPDDSDEEVDILVRYPSEYRDIGRFDQLRVKTAQGLVPLTNFAQITPEPKQDTIRRIDGQRVLSVVADLKEGYNLALELPAIEQALRELNLPNGVEFKIRGQNEEQEHSAAFLEKAFMIALAAMAIILITQFNSFYQAFLILTAVLFSTVGVFAGLLIFQKPFGIVMSGIGVIALAGIVVNNNIVLIDTYNQLLKRGMSREEAILRTGVQRLRPVLLTTVTTILGLMPMVLEMNIDIINQKIEFGAPSTQWWSQLATAVAGGLAFATVLTLVLTPCLLMLGRRKSTVSEELDVNDEASS; via the coding sequence ATGTTTACTTTGATTGATGCGGCGCTGTCTCGTACGCGCACCATGTTGACGCTATTGGTGTTTATTTTGGTCGCGGGGGTTGCGACTTATATCGCCATACCTAAAGAATCAAGCCCTGATGTAACGATTCCGATCATCTATGTTTCCGTTGGTCATCAGGGGATCTCTCCTAGTGATGCAGAACGGCTGATTGTTCGCCCTTTAGAGCAAGAATTACGTTCTATCGAAGGGGTAAAAGAGATGACGGCCACCGCTTCTGAAGGACATGCCTCTGTCGTTTTGGAATTCAATGTCGGTGTTGATTTAGCCAAAGCGATGGCGGATGTCCGTGATGCGGTGGATTTAGCCAAGCCGAAATTACCCACAGACAGCGATGAACCCACGGTCAATGAAGTTACTTTAGCAGCTGAACAGCCGGTGCTTTCCGTGGTGCTCTACGGTACAGTGCCTGAACGTACAACAGTACAAATTGCTCGCCAGCTACGAGACAAATTGGAGAGTTATCGTCAGATCCTCAAAGTGGATATTGCTGGGGATCGTGATGAAATTGTCGAAATTGTCGTTGATCCACTGCTGATGGAAAGTTATGGCCTTGATCAGGGCGATATCTACAACCTAATAGCTCTCAATAACCGTGTGGTTGCCGCAGGGTTTGTCGATACTGGCTACGGTCGTTTTTCAGTCAAAGTTCCCTCTGTTTTTGAATCGTTAAAAGATGTTCTTGAATTGCCCATCAAAGTTGAAGGTAAACAAGTGATCACCTTTGGTGATGTGGCGACCGTTCGGCAATCTTTTCGAGATCCAGAAAGTTATGCTCGCTTAGATGGCAAACCTGCAATTGTGCTCGATATCAAGAAACGTTCCGGTGAAAACATCATCGAAACCGTTGAACTGGTTAAAGCGGTATTAGCCGAAGCGCAAGTTCGCGAAGAGTGGCCGAGTAACTTGTTAGTGAAGACGATTTGGGATGAGTCGAAAGATGTCAAACTCATGCTCAATGATCTACAAAACAACATCCTTTCCGCCATCATTTTGGTTGTGATAGTGATCATCGCGATCTTGGGGGGGCGAACTTCACTACTGGTTGGGGTTTCGATACCTGGCTCATTTTTAGCGGGCTTACTGGTGCTTGCGGTATTTGGTCTCACGGTTAACATTGTCGTGCTATTTGCATTGATCATGGCTGTTGGGATGCTAGTGGATGGGGCGATCGTGGTGACAGAGTTTGCCGATCGGCGTATGCAAGAAGGGATGCATCGCACAGAAGCCTATCGAGATGCCGCCAAACGCATGGCATGGCCAATTACGGCATCCACTGCCACGACATTAGCGGCATTTGCCCCTTTACTGTTTTGGCCTGATGTTACCGGCGAGTTCATGAAATACTTACCGATGACCCTGATTGCCACTCTGAGTGCTTCATTGGTTATGGCATTGTTGTTTGTTCCAGTATTAGGCAGTTTATTTGGACGACCACAGCAAGTTACGCAGGCCAATCAAGCTCGTATGGTGGCCCTGCATAATGGCGACTTTACCCAAGCAACCGGTATTACGAAAGCGTATTACCAAACCTTAGCTGTGGCGATTCGTCATCCGGTCAAGATCTTATGCGCAGCTCTCCTTATGTCAGCTGCGATCGCTTTTGCTTATGCGAAAGCGGGGCTGGGTGCAGAGTTCTTCCCTGAAGTGGATCCGCCCTTTTTCTCGGTCAAAGTACGTTCTTATGGCGATCTTTCGCTTGATGAAAAAGATCGCATCATGCGGGATGTTGAGCAGGTGATGCTCGGCCATCAGGAATTTGAAAGCGTATACACGCGAACGGGAGGAGAAGATGAAATCGGGGTGGTGCAGATCACTCCGGTTGATTGGCAGTATCGACGCAGCGTCAAAGAAATTATCGAGGAGTTACAACAGGTCACAGACGCTTTTCCTGGAGTAGAGATTGAGTACAAGTTTCCTGATGCGGGTCCTCCGGTTGAACATGATTTGGTTATCGAGCTTTCTGCGCGAGCTCCAGCAAATTTAGAGAAAGCGACTCAACAGGTGCGATTGTGGGCGGAAGCGCATTCTGCATTAACCAATGTAAGTGATAACGGCAGCAAGCCGGGGATTGATTGGAAAATTGCTATTCGGCGTGATGACGCTTCTCGCTTTGCCGCAGATGCTACGCTAGTCGGGAATACCGTACAGTTCGTTACCAATGGGCTCAATATTGGCGATTATTTGCCAGATGATAGCGATGAAGAGGTCGATATTTTGGTGCGTTATCCGAGCGAGTATCGTGATATTGGACGCTTTGATCAATTGCGAGTCAAAACCGCGCAAGGGTTAGTGCCGTTAACCAACTTTGCCCAAATTACTCCAGAGCCTAAACAAGATACGATTCGTCGCATCGATGGGCAACGAGTGCTCAGTGTCGTTGCGGATCTTAAAGAAGGCTACAACTTAGCATTGGAGCTGCCAGCGATTGAACAAGCGCTGCGAGAGCTCAATTTACCTAATGGTGTCGAGTTTAAGATCCGTGGTCAGAATGAAGAGCAGGAACACTCGGCCGCATTTTTGGAAAAAGCGTTTATGATTGCGCTGGCCGCAATGGCGATCATTTTGATCACCCAATTTAATAGTTTTTACCAAGCTTTCTTAATTTTGACCGCCGTGTTGTTCTCCACGGTCGGGGTTTTTGCTGGATTGCTGATTTTCCAAAAGCCATTTGGAATTGTTATGTCAGGGATTGGTGTTATCGCTCTTGCTGGGATTGTGGTTAACAACAATATTGTATTGATTGATACTTACAACCAACTGTTAAAACGAGGTATGAGCCGTGAAGAGGCGATACTACGAACCGGCGTTCAGCGCTTGCGCCCTGTATTGTTAACAACGGTAACGACCATTCTTGGTTTGATGCCTATGGTGCTTGAAATGAACATCGATATCATCAATCAGAAAATTGAGTTTGGTGCGCCCAGTACCCAGTGGTGGTCTCAGTTAGCAACGGCGGTTGCAGGAGGATTAGCATTTGCGACTGTGCTGACTTTGGTGCTCACACCTTGTTTACTGATGTTGGGACGCCGAAAAAGTACGGTGAGTGAAGAGCTTGACGTTAATGACGAAGCCAGCAGCTAA
- a CDS encoding efflux RND transporter periplasmic adaptor subunit translates to MFPVTTSLRQVRDSLSNQPWLISLLFIIVLVVWLGLGRPHAQETQTTTEIQVPLAKVGYQTLKAAQTDKVIELYGRTAPDRQAKIGAEIAGRIIEIKIAKGQTVGKGQVIAIIDKGDLDAQLERAKALLKVRQQEFNAANALKNKGLQGEVAFTNAAAALTDAQSSLSTVQRLLENTQVRAPFDGVVEALPIEKGDFVGIGDPVASIIDLHKLVIEADVSERHIQHVQLEQLARIRFIDGSLTQGKVRYISRLSSPATNTFAIEVEMENPQQTIPAGVSAEVEISLMTQAAIKITPAMLALDEVGNLGVKTLQGDRVHFVPIQLVKAEQDGVWLTGLGEQVDIITRGQGFVRDGDTVIATQLATH, encoded by the coding sequence ATGTTTCCGGTAACCACATCTTTACGTCAGGTTCGTGACTCCCTTTCCAATCAACCTTGGTTGATATCCCTTCTCTTCATTATCGTGTTAGTTGTATGGCTAGGCTTAGGTCGCCCCCATGCGCAAGAAACGCAAACCACCACAGAAATTCAAGTCCCGTTAGCTAAAGTCGGTTATCAGACCCTTAAGGCCGCACAGACTGACAAGGTAATTGAACTCTATGGTAGAACAGCTCCAGATAGACAAGCCAAAATCGGTGCTGAAATCGCAGGACGGATTATTGAAATCAAAATTGCCAAGGGCCAGACAGTGGGCAAAGGACAAGTGATTGCGATTATCGATAAAGGTGATTTAGATGCGCAATTAGAGCGTGCCAAAGCACTACTTAAAGTTCGTCAGCAAGAGTTTAATGCAGCCAATGCTTTGAAGAATAAAGGTTTACAAGGTGAAGTGGCCTTTACCAATGCCGCTGCGGCATTGACTGATGCACAGTCCTCGCTCAGTACGGTACAACGTTTATTGGAGAATACCCAAGTCCGTGCTCCTTTCGATGGTGTTGTCGAAGCGTTGCCGATTGAAAAAGGCGATTTTGTCGGAATTGGTGATCCCGTGGCATCCATCATAGATCTCCATAAATTGGTGATAGAAGCGGATGTCAGCGAACGGCATATTCAGCATGTTCAGCTGGAGCAGCTTGCTCGGATTCGCTTCATTGATGGGAGTCTGACTCAAGGTAAAGTGCGTTACATCTCAAGGCTTTCATCACCAGCAACCAATACCTTTGCCATTGAAGTTGAAATGGAGAACCCACAGCAAACCATTCCAGCTGGAGTGAGTGCTGAAGTGGAAATTAGCTTGATGACACAAGCGGCCATTAAAATAACCCCAGCCATGCTAGCGCTCGATGAAGTAGGCAATCTTGGTGTTAAAACTTTACAAGGTGATCGAGTTCATTTTGTACCCATCCAACTGGTTAAAGCTGAGCAAGATGGTGTTTGGTTAACAGGATTGGGTGAGCAAGTCGATATTATTACTCGTGGACAAGGCTTTGTTCGCGATGGGGATACTGTTATCGCTACTCAGCTGGCGACACACTAG
- the erpA gene encoding iron-sulfur cluster insertion protein ErpA, with product MSEVNVPLSFSDAAAKRVKALIAEEDNPSLMLRVYITGGGCSGFQYGFTFDETINEGDTKIENSGVILVVDPMSLQYLIGGVVDYTEGLEGSRFFVNNPNATTTCGCGASFSV from the coding sequence GTGAGCGAAGTTAATGTTCCATTATCCTTTTCTGATGCAGCTGCAAAGCGCGTGAAAGCGTTGATCGCTGAAGAAGATAATCCATCTTTAATGCTGCGTGTTTATATTACCGGTGGTGGTTGTAGCGGTTTTCAGTATGGTTTTACTTTTGATGAAACCATCAATGAGGGTGATACCAAAATTGAGAATAGCGGCGTCATTTTGGTGGTTGATCCTATGAGTCTGCAATATTTGATCGGTGGTGTGGTTGACTATACCGAAGGTCTTGAAGGTTCAAGATTCTTTGTCAATAACCCTAATGCCACTACAACCTGTGGTTGTGGTGCATCATTTAGTGTTTAA
- the hemL gene encoding glutamate-1-semialdehyde 2,1-aminomutase, with protein MTKSAELYQKAQTTIPGGVNSPVRAFNGVGGSPIFIDRADGALIFDADGKAYIDYVGSWGPMILGHNHAVIREAVIQAAQRGLSFGAPTEMEITMAELVSELVPSMEQLRMVNSGTEATMSAIRLARGYTGRDKIIKFEGCYHGHADSLLVKAGSGALTLGQPSSPGVPADFAKHTLTARFNDLDSVRELFAANKGEIACIIVEPVAGNMNCIPPVEGFHEGLREICDQEGALLIFDEVMTGFRVALGGAQAHYNIKPDLTTLGKVIGGGMPVGAFGGRREVMQYIAPTGPVYQAGTLSGNPIAMAAGYACLSLLREEGNEKRLAAKTKQLADGFKSLADQHGIPLLVHQVGGMFGFFFTEQDKVTCYEDVARCDVERFKRFFHLMLQHGVYLAPSAFEASFTSLAHGSKEIEATLEAADRSFAILAAEAAKA; from the coding sequence ATGACCAAATCAGCCGAGTTATACCAAAAGGCGCAAACCACCATTCCTGGTGGGGTAAACTCTCCAGTTCGTGCATTTAACGGGGTTGGTGGTTCACCGATTTTTATTGATCGTGCCGATGGCGCACTGATTTTTGATGCCGATGGTAAAGCGTACATTGATTATGTTGGCTCATGGGGACCTATGATTCTAGGCCATAACCATGCGGTGATCCGTGAAGCGGTCATTCAAGCAGCGCAGCGTGGTTTAAGTTTTGGAGCGCCAACCGAAATGGAAATCACTATGGCAGAACTGGTTTCTGAACTGGTTCCTTCTATGGAACAACTGCGTATGGTGAACTCAGGTACTGAAGCGACCATGAGTGCTATCCGTCTTGCTCGTGGTTACACAGGCCGCGATAAAATTATCAAATTTGAAGGTTGTTACCACGGCCATGCGGACAGTTTGTTGGTTAAAGCCGGCTCTGGTGCTTTAACGCTTGGCCAACCAAGTTCTCCTGGCGTACCTGCCGACTTCGCTAAACATACCTTAACGGCACGTTTTAATGATTTAGACTCAGTACGTGAACTGTTTGCTGCCAATAAAGGCGAAATCGCGTGTATTATCGTTGAACCTGTGGCTGGTAATATGAACTGCATCCCACCTGTGGAAGGCTTCCATGAGGGACTGCGTGAAATTTGTGACCAAGAAGGCGCTCTGCTGATTTTTGATGAAGTCATGACCGGTTTTCGTGTTGCATTAGGCGGCGCACAAGCGCACTACAACATCAAGCCTGACTTAACCACACTCGGTAAAGTAATCGGTGGTGGTATGCCTGTCGGTGCTTTCGGCGGTCGTCGTGAAGTCATGCAATACATTGCACCAACAGGACCTGTTTACCAAGCTGGTACATTGTCAGGCAACCCCATCGCGATGGCAGCAGGCTATGCATGCCTGAGTTTACTGCGTGAAGAGGGCAACGAAAAACGCTTAGCTGCGAAAACCAAGCAACTGGCTGACGGATTTAAATCCCTCGCGGATCAACATGGCATTCCACTACTGGTGCACCAAGTAGGTGGCATGTTTGGCTTCTTCTTCACCGAACAAGATAAAGTCACGTGTTATGAAGATGTCGCACGTTGCGATGTAGAGCGTTTCAAACGTTTCTTCCACTTGATGTTGCAACACGGGGTTTATCTCGCTCCATCGGCTTTTGAAGCAAGCTTTACTTCACTCGCTCACGGTTCAAAAGAGATTGAAGCAACGCTGGAAGCCGCCGATCGCAGCTTTGCGATTTTAGCAGCAGAAGCCGCGAAAGCTTAA
- a CDS encoding AI-2E family transporter: MSEKIKLASSHRVLVVALLASALACYWLVEPYINSIVMAFIISLLMFPIHAWLDKKLPSHHNLSAFLSCVVLTVIVVIPLLFIFGAIVQQGSKFSQNLYAWVTQGGIQEVLNHPWVVKGLSLANHYLPFEEISPQQIAQRIGQFATTFGTNLVSISAKILGDATSFVMNFFLMLFVLFFLLRDHDKIISAIRHILPLSRSQEDRLLNEIENVSKSAVMGSFLTAIAQGLAGGIGMWLAGFPGLFWGTMMGFASFIPVVGTALIWIPATLYLFLIGETSWAIFLAIWSIAVVGSIDNLLRPFLMQGSAGMNTLMIFFSLLGGIQLFGLIGLIYGPLIFAITMVLFNIYEEEFRSFLDQQDNS; this comes from the coding sequence GTGTCAGAAAAAATCAAATTAGCCTCTAGCCATCGCGTATTAGTCGTGGCGCTATTGGCCTCTGCACTCGCCTGTTACTGGTTGGTCGAGCCTTATATCAACTCCATTGTCATGGCTTTCATCATTTCTTTGTTGATGTTCCCGATCCACGCTTGGCTTGATAAAAAACTCCCATCACACCATAACCTCTCGGCCTTTCTATCCTGTGTGGTACTGACCGTCATCGTGGTGATTCCGCTGCTGTTTATCTTCGGAGCGATCGTTCAACAAGGTTCAAAATTCTCCCAAAACTTGTACGCTTGGGTAACACAAGGGGGAATTCAAGAGGTATTGAACCATCCTTGGGTCGTCAAAGGGTTAAGCCTCGCTAATCACTACCTCCCATTTGAAGAAATTAGCCCACAGCAAATAGCCCAACGAATTGGTCAATTCGCAACTACCTTCGGCACTAATTTAGTCAGTATTAGTGCGAAAATTCTCGGCGATGCGACCAGTTTTGTAATGAATTTTTTCCTAATGCTGTTTGTGCTGTTTTTCCTGCTGCGTGATCACGACAAAATCATCAGCGCGATCCGCCACATTCTTCCGCTATCACGTAGCCAAGAAGATCGACTGCTGAATGAAATTGAAAACGTGTCAAAATCGGCTGTAATGGGTTCTTTTTTAACCGCAATAGCCCAAGGTTTAGCGGGCGGTATCGGTATGTGGTTAGCCGGATTCCCAGGGCTCTTCTGGGGAACCATGATGGGCTTTGCCTCATTTATTCCAGTCGTCGGTACCGCTTTAATTTGGATCCCCGCTACCCTCTACTTGTTCTTAATCGGTGAAACCTCATGGGCGATTTTCCTCGCCATATGGAGTATTGCTGTTGTCGGTTCAATTGATAACCTACTACGCCCATTCTTGATGCAAGGCAGTGCGGGGATGAATACGTTAATGATTTTCTTCTCTCTACTCGGTGGTATTCAGTTGTTTGGTTTAATTGGCTTAATTTATGGCCCACTGATTTTTGCGATTACCATGGTGCTGTTTAACATCTATGAAGAAGAATTTCGTAGCTTTTTAGATCAACAAGATAACAGTTGA
- the rsmC gene encoding 16S rRNA (guanine(1207)-N(2))-methyltransferase RsmC has product MQHYTAPTEIALRQLDYFADKHVLVAGEAEDRFPIELSQHCASVSVFTTHYGYYSQLKTHSKIQCYFGEQLSDEVHADLILLYWPKAKQEAEYLLAMLLAKLGTGTEIAVVGENRSGVKSIEKMFSAYGPIHKYDSARRCSFYWGQCLNTPAAFDISQWFKSYFVNYQGHDLTIRSLPGVFSHGEFDLGSRLLLDTLPKLDGKVIDIGCGAGVLGCVMATLNPEIELEMTDISALAIRSSQETLQANQLRGRVYPSDMFSDTGTQYDYIVTNPPFHSGLDTSYSATENLLAESVHHLVPTGSLWVVANSFLKYPPIIEQAFGQCDIAAKTSKFAIYHAKK; this is encoded by the coding sequence ATGCAACACTATACCGCACCGACTGAAATCGCCCTTCGTCAACTCGATTACTTTGCAGATAAGCATGTGTTGGTCGCGGGCGAGGCTGAAGATCGCTTTCCAATCGAACTTAGTCAACATTGCGCCTCGGTGTCTGTCTTCACCACCCATTATGGCTATTACTCTCAACTTAAAACACATTCAAAAATCCAGTGTTACTTTGGTGAACAGCTAAGCGATGAAGTCCACGCCGATCTGATCTTGCTTTACTGGCCAAAAGCCAAACAAGAAGCGGAATACCTACTTGCAATGCTGTTGGCTAAACTCGGTACTGGAACAGAGATTGCAGTGGTAGGTGAAAACCGCTCTGGCGTGAAAAGCATTGAAAAAATGTTCTCCGCCTATGGTCCGATTCATAAATATGATTCTGCTCGTCGCTGCTCATTTTACTGGGGGCAATGCTTAAACACGCCTGCAGCATTCGATATCAGCCAATGGTTTAAATCATACTTCGTCAACTACCAAGGCCACGATTTGACAATCCGCAGTTTGCCTGGCGTTTTTAGCCATGGTGAATTTGATCTTGGAAGCAGACTACTGCTCGATACCTTACCTAAACTTGATGGCAAGGTGATTGATATAGGTTGCGGTGCCGGTGTTTTAGGTTGTGTCATGGCAACACTCAATCCTGAGATTGAACTTGAAATGACGGATATCAGTGCTCTTGCGATTCGCTCTAGCCAAGAAACGCTACAGGCCAACCAATTACGCGGTAGAGTCTATCCATCCGATATGTTCTCCGATACCGGAACTCAATACGATTATATTGTCACCAACCCGCCTTTCCACTCTGGATTGGATACTAGCTACAGTGCAACGGAAAATCTCTTAGCAGAATCAGTACACCATCTCGTGCCTACTGGTTCACTGTGGGTTGTGGCAAATAGCTTTCTGAAATATCCTCCGATCATCGAGCAAGCGTTTGGCCAATGCGATATTGCAGCCAAAACCAGTAAATTTGCTATCTATCACGCAAAAAAATAA